A genomic window from Triticum urartu cultivar G1812 chromosome 7, Tu2.1, whole genome shotgun sequence includes:
- the LOC125525281 gene encoding G-type lectin S-receptor-like serine/threonine-protein kinase At2g19130, with translation MDLILILDEMKKARERMPSTSSFGAVILYLIIIVASSRCRFAHATDTLLEGQSLYGNGTLLSKNGAFELGFGCLFPPDYIFGIWYVNSSACSTLLVWSSPQLQGYRITDPRTMVLILSNGNLQLTSLTYGHDAIIWSSDGTERPSESTSTVAVLLDNGDLVIRDQVNSSLLFWHSFEELTDTLLPGGPLGFRLISNRGATSNVSCAIYSKLWTDQYIGRLFKVITYYSSAYGYSSTNYSDTFPSWMDNHEDEDSTFLSNKSDVYVRLHSDGTVTAAKLWGCGTVLWSAQDSRQEKPECNQQMLDSKKEKSYPKIKIDDLIIAMGVLTAIFVYLVLLWRSRNKLSQELPLRSDSSLKIFSNMQIKKATKNFSEKIGEGGFGCFYKGALAGFSLVAVKRLKCIGQGEKQFRAEVQTIGIINHINLVRLFGFCAKGRKRLLVYEYMENGSLSSHLFSKSSTILSWDLRYQIALGTARGLAYLHEECKECIMHCDMKPDNVLLDAKFCPKIADFGMAKLLGRDFSRALTTMRGTIGYLAPEWISGLPITHKTDVYSYGMMLLEIISGRRNSEKIKEGKFTYFPIFAAIKVNEGDAMCLLDSRLEGQADVEQLSRACRIACWCIQDAEDHRPMMGQVVHMLGNVMDVEIPPIPRSLENYIGMEDCSYSVEPDNLL, from the coding sequence ATGGATCTCATTCTCATACTGGACGAAATGAAGAAGGCGCGTGAGCGCATGCCTTCGACATCTTCCTTTGGAGCAGTAATTCTCTACTTGATCATTATTGTCGCGTCTTCAAGGTGTAGATTCGCGCATGCGACGGATACTCTTCTTGAAGGCCAATCTCTTTACGGGAACGGTACCCTACTCTCGAAGAATGGTGCCTTTGAGTTGGGTTTCGGCTGCCTCTTTCCTCCAGATTATATATTTGGCATCTGGTACGTTAACTCATCAGCTTGTAGTACTCTTCTAGTTTGGTCTTCTCCTCAGTTGCAAGGATACCGCATCACAGATCCTCGGACCATGGTTCTTATCCTCTCAAATGGCAACTTACAACTCACCTCTCTGACCTATGGCCATGATGCTATTATCTGGTCATCAGATGGTACAGAGAGACCAAGTGAATCTACTTCAACAGTTGCAGTACTTCTTGACAATGGAGATCTTGTAATAAGAGACCAAGTGAATAGTTCATTATTATTCTGGCATAGCTTCGAGGAATTAACTGATACCCTGCTACCTGGAGGACCGCTGGGATTTAGATTGATTAGTAATAGGGGGGCTACCAGTAATGTTTCTTGTGCAATTTATTCTAAACTGTGGACAGATCAATACATAGGGCGGTTGTTTAAGGTCATCACTTATTACAGCAGCGCTTATGGTTACAGCAGTACCAATTATTCTGACACTTTCCCGAGCTGGATGGATAATCATGAAGATGAAGACTCTACGTTTTTGTCCAACAAGTCGGATGTCTATGTACGGTTGCATTCTGATGGTACTGTTACTGCTGCTAAACTATGGGGTTGTGGAACTGTGTTGTGGTCTGCTCAAGATTCCAGGCAGGAAAAACCAGAATGCAACCAACAAATGTTGGATTCCAAGAAAGAAAAGTCATATCCAAAGATTAAAATCGATGATCTAATTATAGCGATGGGAGTTTTAACTGCTATCTTTGTTTATCTTGTTCTTTTATGGAGAAGCAGAAATAAGCTATCCCAGGAACTACCATTGAGGTCCGATAGCAGCCTCAAGATATTTTCAAACATGCAAATAAAGAAGGCAACGAAAAATTTCTCTGAAAAAATCGGAGAAGGAGGTTTCGGTTGTTTTTACAAGGGGGCATTGGCAGGTTTCTCGCTAGTGGCAGTCAAAAGGCTAAAATGCATTGGACAAGGGGAAAAACAATTCCGAGCAGAAGTACAAACAATTGGCATAATTAACCACATCAATCTTGTCCGATTATTTGGTTTTTGTGCCAAAGGGCGTAAAAGGTTGTTGGTATATGAGTACATGGAGAACGGTTCTTTGAGTTCTCATCTGTTTTCGAAGAGTTCGACCATATTGTCCTGGGATCTCCGGTACCAGATAGCACTCGGAACTGCAAGAGGCTTGGCTTATCTGCACGAGGAATGCAAAGAATGCATTATGCACTGTGACATGAAGCCGGACAATGTACTTCTTGATGCAAAGTTCTGCCCCAAGATTGCAGACTTCGGCATGGCGAAGCTTCTTGGTCGAGATTTCAGCAGGGCTTTGACAACAATGCGAGGGACCATTGGATATCTTGCACCGGAGTGGATATCGGGGTTACCGATCACACATAAGACCGATGTTTACAGCTATGGCATGATGCTTCTTGAAATCATATCTGGTCGAAGGAACTCAGAGAAAATTAAGGAAGGAAAGTTTACATACTTTCCCATATTTGCGGCAATCAAGGTGAATGAGGGAGATGCTATGTGTCTGCTGGACAGTAGGTTGGAAGGACAGGCAGATGTAGAGCAGCTGAGCAGAGCTTGCAGAATTGCATGCTGGTGCATTCAAGATGCCGAGGATCACAGGCCGATGATGGGACAAGTTGTTCACATGCTGGGGAATGTTATGGATGTCGAAATTCCTCCTATTCCAAGGTCACTTGAAAACTATATTGGAATGGAGGATTGCTCTTACTCTGTGGAACCAGATAACTTGTTGTAA